One genomic window of Gossypium hirsutum isolate 1008001.06 chromosome D11, Gossypium_hirsutum_v2.1, whole genome shotgun sequence includes the following:
- the LOC107911189 gene encoding uncharacterized protein gives MRAAHLRLGKLWQYDRDVVHHGKLNRYSLVFKVKKFTLAPLDLKDVHNDQLKMKKFCDGVIGKKDIIEKAERKEAISDKSQNTNDPMDYKDVFNKAPEGLPPLQSIEHQIDLVPSATIPNCPAYRSNQEETKELQRQVDELLQKGYIRESLSPCVVPVL, from the exons ATGCGTGCCGCCCATTTGCGTCTTGGTAAACTATGGCAATATGATCGTGATGTGGTTCACCATGGTAAATTGAACCGTtactcccttgtgtttaaagTAAAGAAATTTACTCTAGCCCCTTTGGATCTGAAAGACGTACACAATGATCAACTGAAGATGAAAAAGTTTTGTGATGGGGTTATAGGGAAGAAAGATATAATTGAAAAGGCAGAGAGAAAAGAGGCCATTAGTGATAAAAGTCAAAATACAAATGATCCAATG GATTATAAGGACGTTTTCAATAAGGCACCTGaaggtttaccacctttgcaAAGCATAGAGcaccaaattgacttagtacccagTGCAACAATTCCAAACTGTCCAGCTTACCGAAGTAATCAAGAGGAAACAAAGGAGTTACAAAGGCAAGTGGATGAGCTATTACAAAAGGGGTACATTAGAGAAAGTTTGAGCCCTTGTGTCGTCCCTGTCCTATAG